GGCGCAGTGGAGAGACACTGGAGGCATGCCCCTCATACGGCTGGTACTCAACGTCCTGTGGCTGGTCCTCGCCGGCTTTTGGCTGGCAGTGGGCTACGCCATCGCCGGTTTGATCTGCTTCCTGCTCATCGTGACGATCCCGTTCGGGGTCGCGTCCTTCCGCATCGCCGGTTATGTGCTCTGGCCGTTCGGCCGGGAGATGATCCGTAAGCCCGGCGCGGGAGCCGGTGCAGCATTACTCAACGTGATCTGGTTCGTCGTCGCCGGGTGGTGGCTGGCGCTGGGTCACCTCTTCACCGCGGCGGCGCTCGCGGTGACCGTCATCGGGCTGCCGTTGGCGTGGGCCAACCTGAAGCTGATCCCGATGTCACTGGTGCCGTTCGGTCGCGAGGTGGTCGACAGCGACCGGCTGATCGCGGTGCCCGTGCTGCAGCCGCAGCACTGATCGCAGGGTTCGGGTGGCCACCGTCAGCCAGAGCACGGTGAGCAACCCGAACAGTGCGATTGCGGCGGCCACCAGCAACTGCGAGCCGGTGCTGGTGGCCAGCCCGGTCGTCCCGGTCACGAGCGTCCCGACCGGGAACGTGAAGCTCCACCAGGGCAGACCGAACGGCATGCCTTGCCGGAGCGCGCGGAGCGTCAGTGCCGCCGCCAACGCGAGCCAGAACATCGCGAAACCCCACACCGGCACCCCGAACAGCAGCGCAAACACCGGGGCAGCAGGGAGCGCGTCCCGGGCGGCCTCGGCCAGGAGGTGCGCTGCGGTGATCGATTGGCCGAGCGGGCCGAGGACGATCCAGAGCGTCGGGGTCGTTCCGGCCGGCATCGGCGGTCGAGTGAGCAACCGTCCCCACAAGTGGGCGACGACCAGGAACGCCGCCAGGAGGCTCGCGCCGAACAGCGCGTAGGACACCAGGAGGAGTTCGCTACCGAACGAGACGTGCGGAGCCAGCAGCGCTCCGTTCGCCGCCGACACCATCGGCGGCACGACCGGCATCAGCCAGCCGCCGAACACCGCGTCCGGCCCCAGGCGATGACGGGTGATCATCAGGTACGGCACGAGGACCGCCGTCGCCAGGCCCATCGCGGTGCCCACCGACCACAGGACCACGTCGACCGCGACGGCGAGCGGCAGCGGGATCCAGTCGGAGCCGAGCAGTAGGGTGCCGCCCCCGACGGTCATCAGCGCCATCGGCGGAGCGCCGTAGAACTGCACCATCACCGGGTCGGCGACGTGCGCACGGGCGCGCCTCCACTCCTTTGCGGACGCGACGCAGAGCGCGACGAGCAGGACGGCGGCGAGGAGCCAGACGAGCCGCGCGGCGGGGCGGAGCCCGGGTACGTCGACCGGCAGTCCGGCCGCCGCGACGGCGACGATGCCGGTG
The sequence above is a segment of the Cryptosporangium minutisporangium genome. Coding sequences within it:
- a CDS encoding TDT family transporter — translated: MRTRSRTAPSLRPVVRRGAAASSRATTLTPPLAPTPAPAALAPASPASRPAPAAAAPTSAADIRAGGWGPNWFAAVMGTGIVAVAAAGLPVDVPGLRPAARLVWLLAAVLLVALCVASAKEWRRARAHVADPVMVQFYGAPPMALMTVGGGTLLLGSDWIPLPLAVAVDVVLWSVGTAMGLATAVLVPYLMITRHRLGPDAVFGGWLMPVVPPMVSAANGALLAPHVSFGSELLLVSYALFGASLLAAFLVVAHLWGRLLTRPPMPAGTTPTLWIVLGPLGQSITAAHLLAEAARDALPAAPVFALLFGVPVWGFAMFWLALAAALTLRALRQGMPFGLPWWSFTFPVGTLVTGTTGLATSTGSQLLVAAAIALFGLLTVLWLTVATRTLRSVLRLQHGHRDQPVAVDHLATERHQ
- a CDS encoding YccF domain-containing protein yields the protein MPLIRLVLNVLWLVLAGFWLAVGYAIAGLICFLLIVTIPFGVASFRIAGYVLWPFGREMIRKPGAGAGAALLNVIWFVVAGWWLALGHLFTAAALAVTVIGLPLAWANLKLIPMSLVPFGREVVDSDRLIAVPVLQPQH